From the genome of Psychroserpens ponticola, one region includes:
- the amaB gene encoding L-piperidine-6-carboxylate dehydrogenase: protein MEAIATDFGIKEALKQLGVQDINEGTSTGSNNFSSGDIIESYSPVDGQLIGKVKTTTRADYDKVMDAATKAFLSWRDKPAPQRGEIVRQFGNKLRDLKEPLGKLVSYEMGKSLQEGYGEVQEMIDICDFAVGLSRQLNGQTIPSERPGHVMREQWHPIGVVGIISAFNFPVAVWAWNTALAWICGDVCVWKGSEKAPLCSIACQNIIAEILKENNLPEGISCIINGDYKVGEMMTTDTRIPLVSATGSTRMGRIVGATVAERFGKSLLELGGNNAIIITPTADLKVVVPGAVFGAVGTCGQRCTSTRRLIIHESVYDKVRDAIVGAYGQLTIGNPLDEKNHIGPLIDHDSVNTYLAAIEKAKAEGGNVLVEGGVLEGEGYESGCYVKPAIIEAENHFEIVQHETFAPILYLMKYSGEVENAIAKQNGVAQGLSSAIMTNEMKEAEKFLSYAGSDCGIANVNIGTSGAEIGGAFGGEKETGGGRESGSDAWKVYMRRQTNTVNYSDELPLAQGIKFDL, encoded by the coding sequence ATGGAAGCAATTGCTACCGATTTCGGAATAAAAGAAGCCTTAAAACAATTAGGTGTTCAAGACATAAATGAAGGAACCTCTACAGGTTCAAATAATTTTTCTAGTGGAGACATTATTGAATCGTATTCTCCTGTTGACGGACAATTAATAGGAAAAGTAAAAACAACAACAAGAGCAGATTACGACAAAGTAATGGATGCTGCTACAAAAGCATTTTTATCTTGGAGAGATAAGCCAGCGCCTCAACGTGGTGAAATCGTTCGTCAATTTGGAAACAAATTAAGAGATTTAAAAGAGCCTCTAGGTAAATTAGTGTCTTACGAAATGGGTAAATCTTTACAAGAAGGTTATGGTGAAGTTCAAGAAATGATTGATATCTGTGATTTTGCAGTTGGATTATCAAGACAATTAAACGGACAAACAATTCCGTCTGAGCGTCCAGGACACGTGATGAGAGAACAATGGCACCCAATTGGTGTTGTTGGTATTATCTCTGCATTTAACTTTCCTGTTGCTGTTTGGGCTTGGAATACGGCTTTAGCTTGGATTTGTGGTGATGTTTGTGTGTGGAAAGGTTCTGAAAAAGCACCTTTATGCTCAATCGCTTGCCAGAATATTATTGCTGAAATCTTAAAAGAAAACAACTTGCCAGAAGGGATTTCTTGTATCATCAATGGTGATTACAAAGTAGGTGAAATGATGACTACAGATACTAGAATTCCTCTAGTTTCTGCTACAGGATCTACAAGAATGGGAAGAATTGTTGGTGCAACTGTTGCTGAACGTTTCGGAAAATCGTTATTAGAATTAGGTGGAAACAATGCCATTATTATTACACCAACTGCTGATTTAAAAGTCGTAGTTCCTGGTGCTGTTTTTGGAGCTGTAGGAACTTGTGGACAACGTTGTACTTCTACAAGACGATTGATTATTCACGAATCTGTTTACGATAAAGTAAGAGATGCCATTGTTGGAGCTTATGGTCAATTAACTATTGGAAACCCTTTAGATGAAAAGAATCATATTGGACCATTAATTGATCATGATTCTGTAAACACGTATTTAGCTGCTATTGAAAAAGCTAAAGCCGAAGGTGGAAATGTACTAGTTGAAGGTGGTGTTTTAGAAGGCGAAGGCTATGAATCTGGATGCTACGTAAAGCCAGCAATTATTGAAGCTGAAAATCATTTTGAAATTGTACAACATGAAACATTTGCTCCAATTTTATATCTAATGAAATATTCTGGAGAGGTTGAAAATGCGATTGCAAAACAAAATGGTGTTGCTCAAGGACTATCTTCAGCAATCATGACCAACGAAATGAAAGAAGCTGAGAAATTCTTGTCTTATGCTGGTTCAGATTGTGGTATTGCTAATGTAAACATCGGAACTTCTGGTGCTGAAATTGGCGGAGCTTTTGGTGGCGAGAAAGAAACTGGAGGTGGACGTGAATCTGGTTCAGACGCTTGGAAAGTTTACATGAGAAGACAAACAAATACTGTAAATTATTCTGATGAGTTGCCTTTAGCGCAAGGAATAAAGTTTGATTTGTAA
- a CDS encoding DUF1501 domain-containing protein: MDRRHFLKQSTLASSLFFVPNFVKAFENMSATGLGYKRLVIIQLAGGNDGLNTIIPFNNDVYYRNRPTIGIQKSDLIKATDELGFHSNLLPLKELYDQGYLTIINNVGYPNPNRSHFRSTDIWQTASSSNQYLQTGWIGRYLDNYGNKSYNAIEIDDSLSLALKGQNINGIATKNPRVLFRTSQDPYFKNVLKHYQDEHLSEHNLGYLYKTMIAAESSAKYIFEKHKTARNKQEYPNNAFANQLKTTSKLINSGIETKVFYSSLGGFDTHAGQLNQQSRLLKIYAEGINAFVSDLKQQGTFNDTLILTFSEFGRRVKQNAANGTDHGAANNVFIIGNQLKTPGFFNDLSSLSNLDDNGDLKYTVDFRSIYATILSSWLSIDDKSILNKSFSKLDFI, from the coding sequence ATGGATAGAAGACATTTTTTAAAACAGTCCACGTTAGCGAGCAGTTTGTTTTTTGTGCCAAATTTTGTAAAGGCATTTGAAAACATGTCAGCGACTGGCTTGGGATATAAGCGTTTGGTGATCATTCAACTTGCTGGTGGAAATGATGGTTTAAATACTATTATTCCGTTTAATAATGATGTGTATTATCGCAATAGACCAACAATTGGTATACAAAAAAGCGACTTAATTAAAGCTACAGATGAGCTAGGTTTTCATTCAAATTTATTGCCTTTAAAAGAATTATACGATCAAGGTTATTTAACTATTATTAATAATGTTGGGTATCCAAATCCTAACCGTTCTCATTTTAGGTCTACGGATATTTGGCAAACTGCAAGTAGTTCTAATCAATATCTACAAACAGGTTGGATTGGTCGATATTTAGATAATTATGGAAATAAATCTTATAATGCGATTGAGATAGATGATAGTTTGTCATTGGCTTTAAAAGGCCAAAACATTAATGGTATTGCAACAAAAAATCCACGAGTATTATTTAGAACTTCCCAAGATCCTTATTTTAAAAATGTGTTAAAACATTATCAAGATGAGCATTTGAGCGAACATAATTTAGGATATTTATATAAAACGATGATTGCTGCAGAATCTTCTGCAAAATATATATTTGAAAAACATAAAACAGCAAGAAACAAACAAGAGTATCCAAATAATGCGTTTGCAAATCAGTTAAAAACCACTTCAAAACTCATTAATTCTGGAATTGAAACTAAAGTGTTTTATTCTTCATTAGGAGGTTTTGATACGCATGCAGGACAATTAAACCAGCAATCTCGATTACTTAAAATTTATGCGGAAGGCATTAATGCCTTTGTTTCAGATTTAAAACAACAAGGGACTTTTAATGATACACTTATTTTAACCTTTTCTGAATTTGGAAGACGTGTAAAACAAAATGCTGCAAATGGAACAGATCATGGTGCAGCAAATAATGTATTTATAATTGGAAATCAATTAAAAACACCAGGCTTCTTTAACGATTTGTCAAGCTTATCAAATTTAGATGATAATGGTGATTTAAAATATACCGTAGACTTTAGGTCTATTTACGCAACAATATTAAGTAGTTGGCTTTCAATTGATGATAAATCGATTTTAAACAAAAGCTTTTCTAAGCTAGATTTTATTTAA
- a CDS encoding DUF1800 domain-containing protein, with the protein MKQQDIQHLYWRAGFGATPNQLKNLSAMDKHQVVDALFQNSSSSTPLEIDTTEIERFTVKSVYKDKSKRREFVKISNQKLKVLNTFWVNRMVTTEALLREKMTLFWANHFVCRGNNIFYVQQYNNTLRNHALGNFGDFVKAISKEATMLKYLNNKQNRKRKPNENFARELMELFTLGEGHYTEEDIKESAKAFTGYSHNFEGEFVLRKFQHDYDFKTFFGHTGRYDGDDIIDMILEQKQCARFICRKIYSYFVNDIINENRVEELATVFYKDYNIKSLMRHLFMSDWFYSEKNIGSKIKSPIDFLVGMIRTVPVEFEKPQDVIKIQKLLGQILLNPPNVAGWKGGKSWIDSNTIMLRLKLPSIILANAKISIKEKGDFEDSFETYYSKKKKNKFVTTAIDWETFETACSSFSFDDLKQQLVIPELSEGTATYVKTLSQNSKRNFCVQLMSLPEYQMC; encoded by the coding sequence ATGAAACAACAAGATATTCAACATTTATATTGGAGAGCAGGTTTTGGTGCAACACCAAATCAGCTTAAAAATTTATCTGCAATGGATAAACATCAAGTTGTAGATGCGTTGTTTCAAAATTCTTCTAGTTCAACTCCTCTAGAAATTGACACTACAGAAATAGAACGATTTACTGTAAAATCAGTTTATAAAGATAAAAGTAAACGACGTGAGTTTGTTAAAATAAGCAATCAGAAATTAAAAGTCTTAAACACGTTCTGGGTAAATCGTATGGTCACAACAGAAGCACTTCTAAGAGAAAAAATGACCTTATTTTGGGCTAATCATTTTGTATGTAGAGGCAATAATATTTTTTATGTACAACAATATAATAATACATTAAGAAATCATGCATTAGGAAATTTTGGAGATTTTGTTAAAGCCATTTCAAAAGAAGCTACAATGCTTAAATATCTGAATAATAAGCAAAACCGTAAGCGAAAACCTAATGAGAATTTTGCACGAGAATTAATGGAGTTATTTACTCTTGGTGAAGGTCATTATACTGAAGAAGATATTAAAGAAAGTGCCAAAGCATTTACAGGTTATAGTCATAATTTTGAAGGAGAATTCGTGTTGCGAAAATTTCAGCATGACTATGATTTTAAAACGTTTTTTGGTCATACAGGACGTTATGATGGTGATGATATCATTGATATGATATTAGAGCAAAAACAATGTGCTCGTTTTATTTGTCGAAAAATCTATAGCTATTTTGTTAATGATATTATTAATGAAAATAGAGTTGAAGAATTAGCAACTGTTTTTTATAAAGACTATAATATTAAAAGCCTAATGCGGCATTTGTTTATGTCTGATTGGTTTTATTCTGAAAAGAATATAGGTTCAAAAATAAAATCACCAATAGATTTTTTAGTTGGTATGATTAGAACCGTTCCTGTGGAGTTTGAAAAACCTCAAGATGTAATTAAAATTCAGAAGTTATTAGGGCAAATATTATTAAACCCTCCAAATGTGGCAGGTTGGAAAGGAGGAAAAAGTTGGATTGATAGTAATACCATCATGCTTCGTTTGAAGTTGCCTTCAATCATATTGGCAAATGCTAAAATTTCAATTAAAGAAAAAGGAGATTTTGAAGATAGTTTTGAAACCTATTACTCAAAAAAGAAGAAGAATAAATTTGTTACCACAGCTATAGATTGGGAAACTTTTGAAACAGCATGCAGTAGTTTTTCTTTTGATGATTTAAAGCAGCAACTTGTTATTCCTGAGTTAAGTGAAGGAACAGCAACTTATGTAAAAACATTAAGCCAAAACTCAAAACGAAATTTTTGTGTGCAGCTCATGTCTTTACCAGAATATCAAATGTGTTAA
- a CDS encoding alpha-2-macroglobulin family protein, with translation MKLKQFSTFVLCLALVFSCKKKDSITQETDNLFKFRDYISYTTSGLQSVTEPITINLSKDVEDWEVGQEITDDLIKISPHIEGSLKTSNKHTLVFTPDEHLEPATEYTVMVKLDKIYQNMSKNYKDYVFQFKTITPSFSLNTKDLQSYSKKWQYLEAVIKSADMISIDDAKTLVEASQNGKSLNIHFNELVENSTYFEFRIDSINRFVEDSEILVKWNGKSIKAKNKGENKLAIPGINNFTIINVESVKSPEQYLSINFSDPLQKQQNFDGLVTIQNSKNPKFSVDGNVLKVYPEGKLIGDIQVDIFQGISNTDGYKLKSAFSEVISFEELKPMVRLISNGTILPNSNDLKFNFEAVNLSAVDVRVIKIFEDNILQFLQDNPMNSNNQNEIKRVGRRIAKQTIQLQTASENSGKWKAYSIDLSKFFKADAGAIYRVELSYNKNYSLFDCEANPNSETEDDEYDDYYYEEDYYYDDYADTNTEDDDLKEEEYWDNRTYRYRNYTYNWRQRDNPCHDAYYDGGKIVSQNLIASNLGVIAKQGADNTYYFAVTNILNTNPETGATIKLFNFQQQEIASVLTNTEGLATIEANKYASFAIVSKDNNTSYLRLTDGNSLSLSKFDVSGNKLQRGLKGYIYGERGVWRPGDSLFLTFMLNDKANQLPEGHPVKLEVTDPNGKLIYKNVTSNNLNNFYKFIVPTSSEGKTGNYNAKISVGGAQFHKALKIETVKPNRLKIKIDFEDDILSATEPLNGTLDVKWLHGAPAKNIKAEVKAKFSTSYTSFENFKGYIFRDPTRQFNSEELNIFEGNLDDDGKATINTKLDIGKNAPGMLNAQFLVRAFENGGDFSLDAFTKTYSPYESYVGLHSPEGNYYGSYFTDTNQTFDLAVVDKNGQPVKRDNLEIKVYKVEWRWWWNSSYDNLSNYVSSSYHRPILEQKASTDANGKTAFTIKIPENDRGRYLIRIYDPVSGHATGRTAYFYKNWSGFTAGNDKEAAKMLVFASDKDKYNVGETATIKFPSGHEGRALVSIENGSDVLEYKWIKTTKGETKVEIPITSEMAPNVFLNISLLQPHAITSNDLPIRLYGVIPILVEDPKTILEPELRMASVLRPEQEFEVFVSEKNNKSMTYTIAMVEEGLLDLTRFKTPNAWQEFYSREALGVKTWDIFDDVIGAYSGSIDQVYAIGGDGSAAKGKNKKANRFKPVVTYLGPFELEAGERKSHVIKLPNYIGAVRTMVVAGNNKMEAYGSTDKSVEVKKPLMVLASLPRKLSPGEKVTLPITVFAMESKVKNVNLSLKLSDGISVVGNATQQLSFPKPDEQMAYFELDVSKAKGINTVEVIATGNGETSTYKVELDVVNPNPITSKFENAELEANATKTLNFSTFGVPGSNFATVEFSTLPPMDFSKRLQYLIRYPHGCVEQTTSGVFPQLYLTDIFDLKYEKKQKIQSNIENGIKRLGNFQRPNGGLSYWMGENSANDWGTSYAGHFMIEAEKKGFVLPLTFKSNWLRYQKQAARDWRPSYRRYNSDLAQAYRLYTLALAGSPDLASMNRLREFEEISNEAKWRLAAAYALAGQKEASEQLSRIANIDFRPIDNNYYTYGSVNRNRAMALETMIITNNPKARALSKEIAKDLTSDYWMSTQTTAYSLLAMAKLVEANGGKNMKFAYTCNGKTETIDTKSSIAQRELSIVDGSNTITLENAESNLVYVRVLNSGKLPLGKELAEQRGLGVSVMYTDLKGNRMDISKLQQGQDIVARISVSNKDNRYLNDIALTQIFPSGWEIVNTRFTDFGDTTTSSARYTDIRDDRVNFYFDLGKNGSSQGTKVFTVMLNAAYLGHYYLPGTQAEAMYDNDFFVRTKGRWIEVEK, from the coding sequence ATGAAACTAAAGCAATTTTCAACATTTGTATTATGTCTAGCACTTGTGTTTTCTTGCAAGAAAAAAGACAGCATTACTCAAGAGACAGATAACCTATTCAAATTTAGAGATTATATAAGTTATACTACTTCTGGATTGCAATCTGTTACAGAACCTATTACCATTAACCTATCTAAAGATGTTGAAGATTGGGAAGTTGGACAAGAAATCACTGATGATCTTATTAAGATTTCTCCTCATATTGAAGGTTCACTTAAAACTTCAAACAAGCATACTTTGGTATTTACTCCTGACGAACATTTAGAACCTGCTACTGAGTATACAGTTATGGTGAAACTTGATAAGATTTATCAAAATATGTCAAAAAATTACAAAGATTATGTGTTTCAATTTAAAACAATCACACCTAGTTTTAGTCTGAACACTAAAGATTTACAATCGTATTCTAAAAAATGGCAATACTTAGAAGCCGTTATAAAATCGGCAGATATGATTTCAATTGATGATGCCAAAACATTGGTTGAAGCATCACAAAATGGAAAGTCTTTAAACATTCATTTCAATGAGTTGGTTGAAAACTCAACGTATTTTGAATTCAGAATTGATAGTATTAATCGTTTCGTTGAAGATTCTGAAATATTGGTAAAATGGAATGGTAAATCCATAAAAGCCAAAAATAAAGGTGAGAACAAGTTGGCCATTCCTGGTATTAATAACTTTACTATTATTAATGTTGAATCTGTTAAAAGTCCTGAACAATATCTTTCAATAAACTTTTCAGATCCATTACAAAAGCAACAAAATTTTGATGGCTTAGTAACGATTCAGAATTCAAAAAATCCAAAATTTAGTGTCGATGGAAATGTCCTAAAAGTCTATCCTGAAGGCAAATTAATTGGTGATATTCAAGTCGATATTTTTCAAGGCATTTCTAATACAGATGGTTATAAACTTAAAAGCGCATTTTCTGAGGTTATTTCTTTTGAAGAACTTAAACCAATGGTTCGCTTGATTAGTAATGGAACTATTCTACCAAATTCGAACGATCTTAAATTCAATTTTGAAGCCGTAAATCTGAGTGCTGTAGATGTTCGAGTGATTAAAATATTTGAAGATAATATTTTGCAATTTCTTCAGGATAATCCAATGAATAGCAACAATCAAAACGAAATCAAACGCGTTGGTCGTCGCATTGCTAAACAAACGATTCAGTTACAAACTGCGTCAGAAAATTCAGGAAAATGGAAAGCATATAGCATCGATTTATCAAAATTCTTTAAAGCTGATGCTGGAGCAATCTATCGTGTCGAGCTTAGTTATAACAAAAATTACTCCTTGTTTGATTGTGAGGCAAATCCGAATAGTGAAACAGAAGACGATGAATACGACGACTACTATTATGAAGAGGATTACTATTATGACGATTATGCAGATACTAATACTGAAGATGATGATTTAAAAGAAGAAGAATATTGGGACAATCGGACTTACAGATACCGAAACTACACTTACAATTGGAGGCAACGTGACAATCCGTGTCATGATGCGTATTATGATGGTGGAAAAATTGTATCTCAAAATCTAATAGCATCCAACTTAGGCGTGATTGCAAAACAAGGTGCAGATAATACCTATTATTTTGCTGTGACTAATATTCTGAATACTAATCCTGAAACTGGAGCTACTATCAAGTTGTTCAATTTTCAACAGCAAGAAATTGCTTCGGTTTTAACAAATACTGAAGGCCTAGCAACGATTGAAGCCAATAAATATGCAAGTTTTGCTATCGTTTCAAAAGACAACAATACAAGTTATCTAAGATTGACTGATGGGAATTCTTTGTCCTTAAGTAAGTTTGATGTCTCTGGAAACAAATTACAACGCGGACTTAAAGGCTATATTTATGGTGAACGAGGCGTTTGGCGACCAGGAGATTCGTTGTTCTTAACCTTTATGCTGAATGACAAAGCAAATCAACTTCCAGAAGGTCATCCTGTAAAATTAGAAGTGACTGATCCAAACGGAAAGTTGATTTATAAGAATGTCACTTCAAATAACTTAAACAACTTTTATAAGTTTATTGTTCCAACCTCTTCGGAAGGAAAAACAGGAAATTACAACGCAAAAATATCTGTTGGAGGCGCACAATTCCATAAAGCATTAAAGATTGAAACTGTAAAACCTAACCGACTTAAAATTAAAATAGATTTTGAAGATGACATCCTTTCAGCAACAGAGCCTCTCAACGGAACGCTTGATGTAAAATGGTTACATGGCGCTCCAGCAAAAAACATCAAAGCTGAAGTGAAAGCAAAATTTAGCACATCTTATACAAGTTTTGAAAATTTTAAAGGTTACATTTTTAGAGATCCTACACGACAGTTTAATTCGGAAGAACTCAATATCTTTGAAGGCAATCTCGATGACGATGGAAAAGCAACCATCAACACAAAACTAGATATTGGCAAAAATGCGCCTGGAATGCTAAATGCTCAGTTTTTAGTGAGAGCCTTTGAAAATGGAGGTGATTTTTCTTTAGATGCCTTTACAAAAACCTATTCGCCTTATGAATCTTATGTAGGTTTACATTCGCCTGAAGGCAACTATTATGGATCTTATTTTACTGATACTAATCAAACGTTTGACTTGGCAGTTGTTGATAAAAACGGACAACCTGTAAAACGAGATAACCTCGAAATTAAAGTCTATAAAGTAGAATGGCGTTGGTGGTGGAATTCCTCTTATGACAATCTATCAAATTATGTATCTAGTAGTTACCACAGACCAATTCTTGAACAAAAGGCATCAACAGATGCTAATGGAAAAACAGCATTTACTATAAAAATTCCTGAAAATGATAGAGGTCGTTACCTCATTAGAATTTACGATCCTGTGAGTGGTCATGCTACTGGACGAACGGCTTATTTTTACAAAAACTGGTCTGGATTTACAGCAGGAAATGATAAAGAGGCAGCAAAAATGTTAGTATTTGCTTCAGATAAAGATAAATACAATGTTGGTGAAACAGCAACGATAAAATTTCCGTCAGGTCATGAAGGAAGAGCATTAGTGAGTATTGAAAATGGTTCAGATGTTCTTGAATATAAATGGATAAAAACCACCAAAGGTGAAACTAAAGTTGAGATTCCTATTACCTCTGAAATGGCTCCAAATGTGTTTTTGAACATCTCATTATTACAACCTCATGCGATAACCAGTAACGATTTACCTATTCGTTTGTATGGTGTGATTCCTATTCTAGTCGAAGATCCAAAAACGATTCTTGAACCAGAATTACGAATGGCAAGCGTCTTACGGCCAGAACAAGAATTTGAAGTCTTCGTCTCCGAAAAAAACAATAAATCTATGACTTATACAATCGCAATGGTTGAAGAAGGATTATTAGACTTAACACGATTTAAAACACCAAATGCATGGCAGGAATTCTATTCTCGTGAAGCTCTAGGTGTCAAAACTTGGGATATTTTTGATGATGTTATTGGTGCATATTCAGGAAGTATCGATCAGGTTTATGCCATTGGTGGTGATGGAAGTGCTGCAAAAGGCAAAAACAAAAAAGCAAATCGATTTAAACCTGTAGTGACCTATTTAGGACCTTTTGAGTTGGAAGCTGGTGAAAGAAAATCACACGTAATTAAACTCCCAAATTATATTGGTGCAGTTCGTACAATGGTCGTTGCAGGAAATAACAAAATGGAAGCTTATGGAAGTACTGACAAATCTGTAGAGGTTAAAAAGCCTTTAATGGTTTTAGCAAGCTTACCACGTAAGTTAAGTCCTGGTGAAAAAGTAACACTTCCAATAACGGTTTTTGCAATGGAATCTAAAGTCAAAAACGTGAATTTGAGTTTGAAATTAAGTGATGGAATTTCAGTGGTTGGTAATGCAACACAACAGTTATCATTTCCAAAGCCTGATGAGCAAATGGCTTATTTTGAATTGGATGTGAGCAAAGCAAAAGGCATAAATACTGTTGAAGTCATTGCCACTGGAAATGGAGAAACATCGACTTATAAAGTAGAATTAGATGTTGTAAATCCGAATCCGATAACTTCAAAATTTGAAAATGCAGAACTAGAAGCAAATGCCACTAAAACATTGAATTTTTCAACCTTTGGAGTTCCTGGAAGTAATTTTGCAACCGTTGAATTTTCAACACTTCCTCCAATGGATTTCTCTAAACGTTTACAATACTTAATTCGCTATCCTCATGGTTGTGTAGAGCAAACGACTTCAGGCGTGTTTCCGCAGTTGTACTTGACAGATATCTTCGATTTAAAATATGAGAAGAAGCAAAAAATTCAATCTAATATTGAAAATGGAATCAAACGTTTAGGAAATTTCCAAAGACCAAATGGAGGTTTAAGTTATTGGATGGGAGAAAATTCAGCCAATGATTGGGGAACAAGTTACGCTGGACATTTTATGATTGAAGCCGAAAAGAAAGGCTTCGTATTGCCATTAACGTTTAAGAGCAATTGGTTGCGTTATCAAAAACAAGCTGCTCGAGATTGGAGACCAAGCTATAGACGATACAATTCAGATTTAGCGCAAGCCTACAGATTATATACCTTGGCATTAGCTGGAAGTCCAGATTTAGCTTCAATGAATCGTTTACGAGAATTTGAAGAAATTTCAAATGAAGCCAAATGGCGTTTAGCAGCAGCTTATGCTTTAGCTGGACAAAAGGAAGCAAGCGAGCAATTATCTAGAATTGCTAATATTGATTTTCGACCAATAGATAATAATTATTACACTTATGGTTCCGTAAATCGAAATAGAGCAATGGCACTTGAAACTATGATAATTACTAACAATCCAAAAGCAAGAGCGCTTTCTAAAGAAATAGCTAAAGACTTAACTAGTGATTATTGGATGAGCACGCAAACGACAGCCTACAGTCTTTTAGCGATGGCTAAATTAGTTGAAGCTAATGGTGGAAAAAACATGAAATTCGCATACACCTGTAATGGTAAAACTGAAACTATAGATACCAAGAGTTCAATTGCTCAGCGCGAACTTTCAATTGTTGATGGATCAAATACAATAACTTTAGAAAATGCAGAAAGTAACTTAGTTTATGTAAGAGTTCTAAATTCTGGGAAGTTACCACTAGGAAAAGAATTAGCCGAACAAAGAGGTTTAGGAGTCTCAGTGATGTATACAGATTTAAAAGGAAATCGTATGGATATCTCTAAACTTCAACAAGGTCAGGATATTGTGGCTAGAATAAGTGTAAGCAATAAAGACAATAGGTATTTAAATGATATTGCATTAACTCAAATTTTCCCATCAGGATGGGAAATTGTGAACACGCGTTTTACCGATTTTGGAGATACAACAACAAGTTCAGCAAGGTATACAGATATTAGAGATGATCGTGTGAATTTCTATTTCGATTTAGGGAAAAATGGAAGTAGTCAAGGTACAAAAGTCTTTACAGTGATGCTAAATGCAGCGTACTTAGGACACTATTATTTACCAGGAACACAAGCAGAAGCCATGTATGATAATGATTTCTTTGTGAGAACTAAAGGACGTTGGATTGAGGTTGAGAAGTAA
- a CDS encoding antibiotic biosynthesis monooxygenase family protein translates to MKNKNSYYAVIFTSTQSENTKGYDEMANQMEALAKTQEGFLGLESARDSVGITVSYWESLDAIKNWKQQSDHLIAQQKGRQDWYNWYKVRICKMEREYEFFKS, encoded by the coding sequence ATGAAAAACAAAAACTCATACTACGCAGTAATTTTCACATCAACACAATCTGAAAACACAAAAGGCTATGATGAGATGGCAAATCAAATGGAAGCTTTAGCAAAAACTCAAGAAGGCTTTTTAGGTCTTGAAAGTGCTAGAGATTCTGTTGGAATCACAGTTAGTTATTGGGAAAGTTTAGACGCTATTAAAAACTGGAAACAACAAAGTGATCATTTGATTGCACAACAAAAAGGCAGACAAGATTGGTACAATTGGTATAAAGTTAGGATTTGTAAAATGGAACGAGAGTATGAATTCTTTAAAAGCTAA